Proteins co-encoded in one Epinephelus moara isolate mb chromosome 13, YSFRI_EMoa_1.0, whole genome shotgun sequence genomic window:
- the crygmxl2 gene encoding crystallin, gamma MX, like 2, giving the protein MGKIIFYEGRNFQGRHWECSSDCMDTFRHFNCCNSIRVSGGHWVAYEKPHYMGYQYIIGPGEYADYHCWMGFNNCIRSCQMYPPYRGSYRMRIYNRPDMMGQTMEFMDDCPNVYDRFRFRDIYSCNIMEGFWIFYEHPNYRGRQYFMRPGEYRACGDWGCHNPMVGSFRRMRTVM; this is encoded by the exons ATGGGAAAG ATAATTTTCTACGAAGGCCGCAACTTCCAGGGCCGCCACTGGGAGTGCAGCAGCGACTGCATGGACACCTTCAGGCACTTCAACTGCTGCAACTCCATCCGTGTCAGCGGCGGGCACTGGGTGGCCTACGAGAAGCCCCACTACATGGGCTACCAGTACATCATCGGCCCTGGCGAGTACGCCGACTACCACTGCTGGATGGGCTTCAACAATTGCATCCGCTCCTGCCAGATGTACCCCCCT TATAGAGGATCCTACAGGATGAGGATCTACAACAGGCCCGACATGATGGGACAGACAATGGAGTTCATGGATGACTGCCCCAACGTGTATGATCGCTTCCGCTTCCGTGACATTTACTCCTGCAACATCATGGAGGGTTTCTGGATCTTCTATGAGCACCCCAACTACAGGGGACGCCAGTATTTCATGCGCCCCGGAGAGTACAGGGCCTGTGGTGACTGGGGCTGCCACAACCCCATGGTGGGCTCATTCAGGAGGATGAGGACTGTCATGTAA
- the crygmx gene encoding crystallin, gamma MX, producing MGKIIFYEDRNFQGRHYECSSDCPEMQNHFSRCNSIKVDSGCWVAYEKPNYGGYQYMLHKGEYPDYQRWAGFNDCIRSCRMVPPYNGNYRMKIFERSDFGGQNLELMDDCPDLHERFHTRDISSVNVMEGYWMLHEHPNYRGRQYFLRPGEYRRHSEWGSTSPTIGSLRRVTEVN from the exons ATGGGCAAG ATTATCTTCTACGAAGACAGGAACTTCCAGGGTCGTCACTACGAGTGCAGTAGTGACTGTCCTGAGATGCAAAACCACTTCAGCCGCTGCAACTCGATAAAGGTGGACAGCGGTTGTTGGGTTGCCTACGAGAAGCCCAATTATGGCGGCTACCAGTATATGCTGCACAAGGGCGAGTATCCCGACTACCAACGCTGGGCAGGCTTCAATGACTGCATCCGCTCCTGCCGTATGGTGCCACCT TATAACGGGAACTACAGGATGAAGATCTTTGAGCGCTCTGACTTTGGAGGCCAGAATCTGGAGCTAATGGATGACTGCCCAGATCTGCACGAGCGTTTCCATACCCGTGACATCTCCTCCGTCAATGTCATGGAGGGCTACTGGATGCTGCATGAACACCCCAATTACAGGGGACGCCAGTACTTCTTGCGTCCTGGAGAGTACAGGAGGCACAGCGAGTGGGGAAGCACCAGCCCCACCATCGGATCTCTGAGACGTGTCACTGAGGTCAACTGA